Below is a window of Pseudarthrobacter equi DNA.
AGGGCGTCCTCAGCCGCCAGGCCCGAGCTGAAGCTGTAGGCGTGGGTTCCCAATTCCAGTGCGGCCAGCTGTTCCTGCAGGGCGTCCCGGGTGGGATTTCCGCCGCGGCCGTACTCGTAGCCGCCACGGAGATTGCCGATGCCGTCTTGCGCGTACGTCGAGCTGAAGTGCAGCGGGGGCACCACCGCGCCCGTGCGGGGCTCGAAGGCCTGGCCGGCGTGGACGGCGCGGGTGTTGAAACCTTGGTTTTCCTGCAGGGACATGGTGCTCCTTCGTGTGTCTGGTTTCGACGGGCCCAGCCACCGCCGGCGGCCGGGCCAACTGCCGGGATTAGTTGCTGAGGTACGCCAGAAGGTCGTGCCGGGTGAGGATGCCGATGGGGGCGCCCACGAACGTGACCATCACGGTGTCCACGTCGGAGAGCAGCTCGCGGGCCGCCGAGATGCTTTCCAGCGATCCGATGACGGGCAGCTTGGGGCCCATGTGTTCGGCGATCTTGTCCGTCAGCTTGGCTTCGCCGCGGAAGAGCTTGGCCGTCAGGGTGCGTTCGTCCACGGCGCCGAGGACCTCGCCCATCACCACCGGGGGTTCCTGCGAGAGCACCGGGATGTGGCTGACGCCGAACTCGTTCATGATGTTGATGACGTCGCGGACCGACTCGTTGGGGTGGATGTGCACCAGGTCCGGCAGTTCACCGTTCTTGGACTTGATGACCTCGCCCACGGACGTTTCCTCGCCGCCGGCCAGGAAGCCGTAGGAGCGCATCCACTGGTCGTTGAAGATCTTGGCGAGGTAACCGCGCCCGGAGTCAGGCAGGATCACGACGACGACGGCTGATTCGGGGAGGTCCTTCGCCGCCTGCAGGGCGGCCACCACGGCCATCCCCGACGAGCCGCCCACCAGGAGCCCTTCTTCGCGGGCAAGCCGGCGGGTCATGGCGAAGGAGTCTGCGTCGGTGACGGCGATGACCTGGTCCGGGACGGACTTGTCGTAGTTCGCCGGCCACATGTCCTCGCCCACGCCCTCGACGAAGTACGGCCGGCCGGTACCGCCCGAGTAGACC
It encodes the following:
- a CDS encoding cystathionine beta-synthase, with translation MKYAQSILDLIGNTPLIKLNHVTEGIRATVLVKVEYLNPGGSIKDRIAAQMVEDAEREGKLQPGGTIIEPTSGNTGVGLALVAQQKGYKCIFVVPDKVGEDKRAVLQAYGAEVVVTPTAVPPDSPQSYYGVSDRLVRETPGAYKPDQFSNPAAPGSHYKTTGPEIWQDTDGKVTHVVIGAGTGGTITGTGRYLKEVSADRPESDGGVVRIIGADPSGSVYSGGTGRPYFVEGVGEDMWPANYDKSVPDQVIAVTDADSFAMTRRLAREEGLLVGGSSGMAVVAALQAAKDLPESAVVVVILPDSGRGYLAKIFNDQWMRSYGFLAGGEETSVGEVIKSKNGELPDLVHIHPNESVRDVINIMNEFGVSHIPVLSQEPPVVMGEVLGAVDERTLTAKLFRGEAKLTDKIAEHMGPKLPVIGSLESISAARELLSDVDTVMVTFVGAPIGILTRHDLLAYLSN